One region of Halohasta litchfieldiae genomic DNA includes:
- a CDS encoding MFS transporter, with protein MIFTFGTPLSYGIFSKPFSEAFGISPVALSTIFSVMLLTFFIGSGAVGVFAVRVPARVVLLAAAGATGLVTPSLYFVDSYLGLLVVFAVLGLSLGTVFVLLASIVPRWFDKRRGAATGLIFVGNGLGLFILPPLWQTAFSTVGVRQGFVTIMGATAVAFLLAGVVCRRPPWTTQSTATTGELVDWVSGLARTRRFQQLFIGMGLAFAWYQLLAAYAVDLFAARGLTETAASTAFGLIGGVSIISRIGGGYLGDQLGSRRAFLGSLSFATAGIVLLILPQVPLLLAAIFFIGLGLGGCATLYIPVLMNVYPPEKDTAVIGVFNVAGGLGSLLMPPLGTASIAYTDGYTAAILLTVAVTLVAFWLIVAGTRAG; from the coding sequence ATGATCTTCACGTTCGGCACGCCGCTGTCCTACGGCATCTTCAGCAAGCCGTTCAGCGAAGCGTTTGGTATCTCGCCGGTTGCGCTGTCGACCATCTTTTCGGTGATGCTCCTAACTTTCTTTATCGGCTCCGGAGCGGTCGGCGTGTTCGCGGTCCGGGTTCCGGCGCGAGTCGTCCTGCTGGCGGCGGCGGGCGCAACCGGCCTCGTCACGCCCTCGCTGTATTTCGTCGACTCCTATCTCGGCTTGCTCGTCGTCTTTGCGGTGCTTGGCCTCTCGCTGGGCACTGTTTTCGTCCTGCTGGCCTCGATTGTCCCGCGGTGGTTCGACAAGCGACGCGGTGCGGCGACAGGACTCATCTTCGTCGGCAACGGGCTTGGGCTGTTTATCCTCCCGCCGCTGTGGCAAACGGCGTTTTCCACAGTCGGTGTCCGACAAGGATTTGTGACGATTATGGGTGCGACGGCAGTCGCGTTTCTGCTCGCCGGAGTAGTCTGTCGACGACCACCGTGGACCACCCAATCGACGGCGACGACCGGCGAACTCGTCGACTGGGTCAGCGGGCTGGCCAGAACCCGTCGGTTCCAGCAGTTGTTCATCGGGATGGGACTGGCCTTCGCGTGGTACCAACTGCTGGCGGCCTACGCGGTCGACCTGTTTGCCGCCCGTGGGTTGACCGAGACGGCGGCGTCGACTGCGTTCGGACTGATCGGTGGCGTGAGTATCATTTCCCGAATCGGCGGCGGCTATCTCGGTGATCAACTCGGCTCCAGACGGGCGTTTCTCGGCTCACTGAGCTTCGCCACAGCCGGAATTGTGCTGCTCATACTTCCGCAGGTTCCCCTCCTACTGGCCGCCATCTTCTTTATTGGCCTCGGATTGGGTGGCTGTGCGACGCTGTACATCCCTGTTCTCATGAACGTGTATCCGCCCGAGAAGGATACCGCAGTCATCGGCGTGTTCAACGTCGCAGGCGGGCTCGGCTCGCTGCTGATGCCGCCGCTGGGAACCGCGAGTATCGCCTACACGGATGGGTATACCGCAGCAATTCTGCTGACCGTCGCCGTTACGCTGGTCGCCTTCTGGCTGATTGTCGCCGGTACGAGAGCCGGGTAG
- the ribH gene encoding 6,7-dimethyl-8-ribityllumazine synthase — MTALGLVVAQFNDSVTSKMQAAAEEAAADRNAEIAEILEVPGAYDSPLAADRLARRDDIDAVAVLGAIVSGDTDHDRVIADAAAQGLTDVSRDRDTPVTFGVSGPGMSGAEARERVDKGAEAVNAAVDMVEVLA, encoded by the coding sequence ATGACAGCACTGGGACTGGTAGTGGCCCAATTCAACGATTCGGTCACCTCGAAGATGCAGGCCGCCGCCGAGGAGGCTGCCGCCGACCGGAACGCCGAAATAGCCGAGATTCTCGAAGTACCGGGCGCATACGACTCGCCGCTGGCGGCCGACCGACTGGCCCGTCGCGACGACATCGACGCCGTCGCCGTTCTCGGAGCCATCGTCTCCGGCGACACCGACCACGACCGTGTCATCGCCGACGCCGCGGCCCAAGGACTGACCGACGTCAGCCGCGACCGCGATACGCCGGTCACCTTCGGCGTCAGTGGCCCCGGAATGAGCGGTGCGGAGGCCCGCGAGCGCGTCGACAAAGGAGCGGAAGCGGTAAACGCCGCCGTGGATATGGTAGAGGTACTAGCATGA
- a CDS encoding inorganic phosphate transporter, with product MTVVFWTLVAFATVSSVLMAWALGANSNSPPFAPAIGANAVSTMRAAFLIGILAAAGALTQGGAISETIGANLIGGVTITPLAAASGLLVAAGFMAFGVYSGYPVPAAFATTGAIVGVGLSLGGDPAFDTYRRIVTFWLLVPPTSGGLAYVTAKLLRRDDVPETVSIPFLAAVVAGILANVRLGVIPHPDRAQGSVAEAVARLVGDPSVFGIEFAVVLVTLAFAALGFRYIRRRTQASVDTGIRTLLLGLGSVVAFSSGGSQVGLATGPLENLYGAELGLPSIVLLAIGAAGILAGAWMGAPRLLQATSREYAQLGLRRSIAALVPGFIIAQLAITLGIPISFNNIIISGVIGGGLAAGSAGVSRRKIGVTVGFWLITLAGSIGIGFGLYRLLSTVLGIQ from the coding sequence ATGACAGTCGTCTTCTGGACGCTCGTGGCGTTTGCGACCGTTAGCTCGGTGCTCATGGCGTGGGCGCTGGGTGCAAACAGCAACTCACCACCGTTTGCGCCCGCGATTGGCGCGAACGCGGTGTCGACGATGCGCGCGGCGTTCCTGATTGGGATTCTCGCCGCTGCCGGCGCACTGACACAGGGTGGCGCGATCTCCGAGACCATCGGGGCGAACCTGATCGGCGGCGTGACGATCACGCCGCTGGCGGCGGCATCCGGCTTGCTGGTCGCGGCGGGGTTCATGGCGTTCGGCGTCTACAGCGGCTACCCCGTCCCGGCGGCGTTCGCGACCACCGGCGCCATAGTCGGCGTCGGCCTCTCGCTGGGCGGCGATCCGGCGTTCGACACCTACCGGCGAATCGTGACGTTCTGGCTCCTCGTCCCACCGACATCCGGCGGATTGGCGTACGTTACCGCCAAACTGCTCCGTCGTGATGACGTCCCCGAGACAGTATCGATTCCGTTTCTCGCGGCAGTGGTCGCCGGCATCCTCGCCAACGTTCGGCTCGGCGTGATTCCGCATCCCGACCGCGCCCAAGGGTCGGTCGCCGAGGCGGTCGCGCGGCTCGTTGGCGATCCGTCGGTGTTCGGTATCGAGTTCGCCGTCGTCCTCGTCACGCTGGCGTTTGCAGCCCTCGGCTTTCGGTATATCCGTCGACGGACCCAAGCGTCGGTCGACACGGGTATCCGGACGCTGTTGCTCGGACTCGGCAGTGTCGTCGCGTTTTCAAGTGGCGGCAGTCAGGTCGGCCTCGCCACCGGTCCGCTCGAAAATTTGTACGGTGCGGAACTCGGCCTCCCCAGTATCGTCCTGCTGGCCATCGGTGCGGCAGGTATCCTCGCGGGCGCGTGGATGGGCGCGCCTCGACTCCTGCAGGCGACCTCGCGGGAGTACGCCCAACTCGGACTCCGGCGGTCGATTGCCGCGCTCGTCCCCGGTTTTATTATCGCTCAGTTGGCGATCACGCTCGGGATTCCGATTTCCTTTAACAACATCATCATCTCCGGTGTAATCGGTGGCGGGCTCGCGGCGGGGTCGGCCGGCGTCTCCCGCCGGAAAATCGGCGTGACTGTCGGCTTTTGGCTCATCACGCTCGCGGGGTCGATTGGTATCGGGTTCGGGCTCTACCGACTGTTGTCGACCGTCCTCGGTATTCAGTAA
- a CDS encoding S1C family serine protease: MSNSTPSRRRLLQVGGSAILATIAGCTGQPSQNATESDSQSDSSTDPQTQVYQETIDSVVLVQTDEGAGTGFIYDNTHVVTNAHVVGEAASTEIRFSEGQWTTGEVVGTDRHSDLAVIAVETVPERATPLSFIDGETEVGQNVVAIGNPFSFDGTATAGIVSGVDRSIPSPTGFTIPDAIQTDAAVNPGNSGGPLMSLEGRIVAVINSGGGDNLGFGISAPLARRVIPELIETGSYEHSYMGVSFANVTPDIAEANGMDEPRGLLVDEVVDDGPAAGVLQPSEESETVDGTQLPVGGDVMLALDGTELLTSEDLGNYLALQTRPGDTVELTILRDGSEQSVEMTLGTRPDELSR, from the coding sequence ATGAGCAATTCGACCCCGAGTCGGAGACGATTGCTGCAGGTCGGAGGGAGCGCGATACTCGCCACCATTGCAGGCTGTACCGGGCAACCCTCCCAAAACGCCACCGAGTCGGACTCGCAGTCGGATTCCTCGACCGATCCACAAACGCAAGTGTATCAGGAGACGATTGATTCGGTCGTCCTCGTCCAGACTGACGAAGGAGCCGGAACGGGGTTCATATACGACAATACTCACGTCGTCACGAACGCCCACGTCGTCGGTGAGGCCGCGTCGACCGAGATTCGCTTCTCGGAGGGTCAGTGGACCACCGGCGAGGTCGTCGGCACGGATCGACACAGCGACCTCGCTGTGATCGCTGTCGAGACGGTCCCGGAGCGAGCGACCCCACTCTCGTTTATTGACGGTGAAACCGAGGTCGGCCAGAACGTCGTTGCGATTGGCAACCCATTCAGTTTCGATGGTACCGCCACCGCAGGCATCGTCAGCGGCGTCGACCGGTCGATACCCTCGCCGACCGGGTTCACGATTCCCGATGCGATCCAGACCGATGCCGCGGTCAACCCCGGCAACAGCGGCGGCCCGCTGATGTCGCTGGAGGGCCGGATCGTTGCGGTGATCAACTCCGGCGGCGGCGATAACCTCGGCTTCGGTATCTCCGCTCCGCTCGCCCGGCGCGTCATCCCGGAACTCATCGAGACGGGCTCGTACGAACACAGCTATATGGGCGTCTCGTTTGCCAACGTTACCCCCGACATCGCCGAGGCAAACGGGATGGACGAACCCCGTGGCCTGCTCGTCGACGAAGTCGTCGACGATGGCCCGGCGGCGGGTGTCCTCCAGCCGAGCGAGGAGAGCGAAACCGTCGACGGAACACAGCTCCCGGTCGGCGGCGACGTCATGCTCGCACTCGACGGCACCGAACTGCTGACCAGCGAGGATCTCGGCAACTATCTCGCCTTACAGACCCGTCCCGGCGACACGGTCGAACTGACCATTCTCCGAGACGGCAGCGAACAGAGCGTCGAGATGACACTCGGCACGCGCCCGGACGAACTCTCACGATAA
- a CDS encoding SOUL family heme-binding protein, whose amino-acid sequence MNRATTFVTGAISGLAALAGWRYYRSHATERVDYKTLRLHDDIELRQYPAVVVAETVADSASEARSRLTSYLAGANEAKAAIPATTPIRTHTEPLELATPTQQESSTDRSRVGVYLPQSYSPKTAPSPDDSSVVLTVETPRTVAVRPVRLYPRVDRFEQATARLRSTIVDSELVAVGSPFVLSYDNAVLGSLTGRAEVGVEIA is encoded by the coding sequence ATGAACCGGGCAACAACGTTCGTCACCGGAGCCATCAGTGGGCTTGCTGCGCTGGCTGGCTGGCGGTACTACCGCTCACATGCCACCGAGCGGGTCGACTACAAGACTCTGCGGCTGCACGACGATATCGAACTCAGGCAGTATCCAGCCGTCGTCGTTGCCGAAACTGTCGCCGACAGCGCCAGCGAGGCTCGCAGTCGACTCACAAGCTATCTGGCCGGCGCAAACGAGGCCAAGGCGGCGATTCCGGCAACGACGCCGATTCGAACACACACTGAACCGCTCGAACTGGCGACACCCACACAACAGGAGTCGTCGACCGACCGATCTCGTGTCGGTGTCTACCTCCCCCAGTCCTACAGTCCGAAAACCGCACCCAGCCCCGACGATAGCTCGGTGGTGCTCACCGTCGAAACACCGCGAACGGTGGCTGTTCGCCCCGTCCGATTGTATCCCCGCGTCGACCGGTTCGAGCAGGCCACCGCACGGCTCCGGTCGACCATCGTGGACTCCGAGTTGGTTGCGGTCGGTTCACCGTTCGTCCTCAGCTACGATAACGCCGTGCTCGGCTCGCTGACGGGACGGGCCGAAGTCGGCGTCGAAATCGCCTGA
- a CDS encoding oxidoreductase produces the protein MAPRLETPIQIGDLTVPNRLYRAPLLECAGNGPDAVDTLIADLEPAAASGAGLVCQGATLVRGPGGCAAPNMTYVDDPDFVADLSRLTDAIHDHDAKIAIQLEHGGLRSMETWHHGYRQANPDLQQLAVSRPPRPLRVLDRLGLLSYDPHVLSTEEVYELAADFGRSAAWASEAGYDMIHIAGANMGIVHQFLSPFYNQREDEFADGTRFLELIAAEIRDRCGDVPLLTKVPAESTAPPGVGPRLTDADAVGICERLEDAGFDALVPVTGSVIWDLSIIKGEYPGRAWDDEQFSEAYAAAFGGRLRKRLAAAATWLDSLLYEFEPAWNSGLCRQVRERVDIPVLAEGGIRTRGQIDEMLGSSCDMVGLGRPFYAEPRLPARLLNSDAETAVVCENCNNCTVPQVAGKPGICRTPAVLREAGRLRKAGAYDRPDSDS, from the coding sequence ATGGCACCCCGACTCGAAACACCGATTCAGATCGGCGACCTCACGGTCCCAAATCGGCTCTATCGCGCGCCGCTGTTGGAATGTGCAGGCAATGGACCGGATGCCGTCGACACCCTCATCGCTGATCTCGAACCCGCGGCCGCGTCGGGGGCCGGCCTCGTCTGTCAGGGCGCGACCCTCGTCCGCGGGCCGGGCGGCTGTGCCGCGCCGAATATGACCTACGTCGACGATCCGGACTTTGTCGCAGACCTCTCGCGGCTCACCGACGCGATCCACGACCACGACGCGAAGATTGCGATTCAGCTCGAACACGGTGGCCTGCGGAGTATGGAGACGTGGCACCACGGCTACCGTCAGGCCAATCCCGATCTCCAACAGCTCGCGGTCTCGCGGCCGCCGCGCCCCCTCCGCGTCCTCGACCGGCTTGGGTTGCTCTCCTACGACCCCCACGTCCTGTCGACTGAGGAAGTCTACGAGTTGGCCGCGGATTTCGGTCGCTCTGCGGCGTGGGCCAGTGAGGCGGGCTACGACATGATCCACATCGCGGGAGCCAACATGGGGATCGTCCACCAGTTTCTGTCTCCCTTTTATAATCAACGCGAGGACGAGTTTGCCGATGGAACGCGGTTCCTCGAACTCATCGCCGCCGAGATCCGCGACCGCTGTGGCGACGTGCCGCTGCTGACCAAAGTGCCGGCGGAGTCGACCGCGCCGCCCGGCGTCGGTCCACGGCTCACCGACGCTGATGCAGTTGGGATCTGCGAACGACTCGAAGACGCCGGCTTCGACGCCCTCGTTCCGGTCACCGGCTCGGTGATCTGGGATCTGAGTATTATAAAGGGCGAGTATCCTGGCCGGGCATGGGACGACGAACAGTTCAGCGAGGCGTACGCGGCGGCGTTTGGCGGTCGACTCCGAAAACGGCTCGCGGCCGCTGCGACATGGCTCGATTCGCTGCTGTATGAGTTCGAACCGGCGTGGAACAGTGGACTATGTCGACAGGTTCGCGAGCGGGTCGACATCCCGGTACTCGCAGAAGGAGGGATTCGGACTCGTGGGCAGATCGACGAGATGCTGGGGAGCAGTTGTGATATGGTCGGGTTGGGTCGACCGTTCTACGCCGAGCCGCGGCTCCCGGCCCGGCTTTTAAATTCGGACGCCGAGACGGCGGTCGTCTGCGAGAACTGTAACAACTGCACTGTCCCACAGGTCGCGGGCAAACCGGGGATCTGTCGGACGCCAGCGGTGCTTCGGGAGGCGGGTCGACTCCGAAAGGCCGGAGCGTACGACCGGCCCGACTCCGATTCCTGA
- a CDS encoding universal stress protein, which yields MLPSHVLVPLDGSPLADEALQHALAAFDCRVTVLNIVTPLDAGMSEGGILEPDESRQADARERADQLIKTAKAEAAAADRSVETTVETGDPASAIVDYAEQHTVDHIVMGGHGGERGELARRLLGTVATAVLGEAPVTVTVVR from the coding sequence ATGCTCCCCTCACACGTTCTCGTCCCGCTGGATGGCTCGCCGCTGGCCGACGAGGCCCTCCAGCACGCGCTTGCGGCCTTCGACTGTCGAGTAACCGTGCTGAACATCGTTACGCCGCTTGATGCCGGAATGAGCGAGGGCGGGATACTGGAACCCGACGAGAGTCGACAGGCCGACGCCCGCGAGCGCGCCGATCAACTCATCAAGACTGCAAAGGCCGAGGCTGCAGCCGCCGACCGCTCGGTTGAGACGACTGTCGAAACGGGCGACCCCGCCTCGGCCATCGTCGACTACGCCGAGCAGCACACGGTCGACCACATCGTGATGGGCGGCCACGGCGGCGAGCGCGGCGAACTCGCCAGACGGCTGTTAGGGACTGTTGCCACAGCAGTTCTCGGCGAAGCCCCCGTCACAGTGACTGTCGTCCGGTAG
- the purK gene encoding 5-(carboxyamino)imidazole ribonucleotide synthase gives MTVTLPGPTLGVVGGGQLGRMLAEAAAPLGVEVIVLDPTPECPASTVARDQIVGEFDDPDAVRELAAVSDALTFEIELADPDLLDEVAEEYDIPINPDPGTLRTIQDKLVQKEALADAVIPVPEFIGIGGEKDLKRVVDELDGVMLKARRGGYDGRGNTPVQEPEDAAAALEELGVDTMAESFVPFARELSVIGVKGADEVATYPVTETIHEDEILRASVSPARTDDGTLAQAREVATDVLEFLDGWGVYGIELFETEDGEILVNEIAPRPHNSGHWTIEGAQTSQFENHVRAVLGWPLGPTEIREPTVSANILGDVDEPSEATLYNVDSVLDAPNAHMHWYGKKQARPLRKMGHITVTDPEVDADEATEADFDALVDRTESLRDGLTFVDGDSE, from the coding sequence ATGACAGTCACGCTTCCCGGCCCAACGCTGGGCGTCGTCGGCGGCGGCCAGCTCGGGCGGATGCTCGCCGAAGCCGCCGCACCGCTCGGCGTCGAGGTAATCGTTCTCGATCCAACCCCGGAGTGTCCCGCGTCGACGGTCGCCCGCGATCAGATCGTTGGCGAGTTCGACGATCCCGACGCCGTCAGGGAACTCGCCGCCGTTAGTGACGCCCTCACGTTCGAAATCGAGCTTGCAGATCCGGATCTCCTCGACGAGGTTGCCGAGGAGTACGACATCCCAATTAATCCAGATCCGGGTACGCTCCGGACGATCCAAGACAAACTCGTCCAGAAGGAGGCGCTGGCCGACGCCGTGATTCCGGTGCCGGAGTTCATCGGCATCGGCGGCGAGAAAGACCTCAAACGCGTCGTCGACGAACTCGATGGCGTCATGCTCAAAGCCCGCCGCGGCGGCTACGACGGTCGAGGTAACACACCCGTCCAAGAGCCCGAAGATGCTGCGGCCGCCCTTGAGGAGTTGGGCGTCGACACGATGGCCGAATCGTTCGTCCCGTTCGCCCGCGAACTCTCGGTGATCGGCGTCAAGGGAGCCGACGAGGTGGCGACCTACCCCGTCACCGAGACGATCCACGAGGACGAAATCCTCCGAGCCAGCGTCTCGCCGGCCCGAACCGACGACGGAACGCTCGCCCAAGCCCGAGAAGTTGCGACCGATGTTCTCGAATTTCTCGACGGCTGGGGCGTCTACGGGATCGAACTGTTCGAGACCGAAGACGGCGAGATTCTGGTCAACGAGATCGCTCCGCGGCCCCACAACTCCGGCCATTGGACCATCGAGGGCGCACAGACCTCACAGTTCGAGAACCACGTCCGGGCGGTTCTTGGCTGGCCGCTTGGTCCGACGGAGATTCGAGAGCCGACCGTCTCGGCCAACATTCTGGGCGACGTCGACGAACCTTCGGAGGCGACGCTGTATAATGTCGACTCAGTTCTCGACGCGCCGAACGCCCACATGCACTGGTACGGCAAAAAACAGGCTCGGCCGCTCCGCAAAATGGGCCATATTACGGTTACCGATCCGGAGGTCGACGCCGACGAGGCCACTGAAGCCGATTTCGACGCGTTGGTCGACCGCACCGAATCGCTCCGTGATGGACTCACGTTTGTCGACGGCGACAGCGAATAG
- a CDS encoding pyridoxal phosphate-dependent aminotransferase, whose protein sequence is MNMEFADRVGRVEPSATLAISNLSSELEAEGIDIVDLSVGEPDFPTPQNIIEAGKDAMDAGHTGYTSSNGILELREALAEKLTDQGVDANSDEIIVTPGGKQGLYEAINTLIDDGDEVVLLDPAWVSYEAMVKLAGGSLNRVDLSPYGFQLEPGLDDLAEAVSDETELVIVNSPSNPTGAVYSDEALEGVRDLAVEHDFAVISDEIYERITYGVEPTSLGSLDGMEDRTITLNGFSKAFSMTGWRLGYIHAPQDLIDEASKLHSHSVSCAVNFVQHAGLEALSERTDDSVDEMREAFRERRDMLSDLFAEHDVDVPVGDGAFYMMIPVDDDDQAWCEGAIQEAHVATVPGSAFGAPGYARISYAASEERLREAVDRLVEHGYL, encoded by the coding sequence ATGAACATGGAGTTTGCGGACCGAGTCGGCCGGGTCGAACCGAGCGCGACGTTGGCGATCAGCAACCTGTCGAGCGAACTTGAAGCCGAGGGAATCGACATCGTCGACCTCTCGGTTGGCGAGCCTGATTTCCCAACCCCACAGAACATCATCGAGGCGGGCAAAGACGCGATGGACGCCGGCCACACCGGCTACACCTCCTCGAACGGGATTCTCGAACTTCGAGAGGCACTCGCCGAGAAGCTGACCGATCAGGGCGTCGACGCCAACTCCGACGAGATTATCGTGACGCCGGGTGGCAAGCAGGGTCTCTACGAGGCGATCAACACGCTGATCGACGACGGCGACGAGGTCGTCCTGCTCGATCCGGCGTGGGTGTCCTACGAGGCGATGGTCAAACTCGCCGGTGGCTCGCTCAACCGCGTCGACCTCTCGCCGTACGGCTTCCAACTCGAACCGGGTCTCGACGATCTCGCCGAGGCGGTTTCCGACGAGACCGAACTCGTGATCGTCAACTCGCCGTCGAACCCGACTGGCGCAGTGTACTCCGACGAGGCGCTCGAAGGCGTTCGTGACCTCGCAGTCGAACACGACTTCGCCGTCATTTCCGACGAGATCTACGAGCGCATTACGTATGGCGTCGAGCCGACCTCGCTCGGCTCACTCGATGGGATGGAAGACCGAACGATCACCCTGAACGGCTTTTCGAAGGCGTTCTCGATGACCGGCTGGCGGCTCGGCTACATCCACGCCCCACAGGATCTCATCGACGAGGCAAGCAAACTCCACTCGCATTCGGTTTCGTGCGCCGTGAATTTCGTCCAGCACGCCGGCCTCGAAGCGCTCTCCGAGCGCACCGACGACTCGGTCGACGAGATGCGCGAGGCGTTCCGCGAGCGCCGCGACATGCTCTCGGACCTCTTTGCGGAACACGACGTCGACGTGCCGGTCGGCGACGGGGCCTTTTATATGATGATCCCGGTCGACGACGACGATCAAGCCTGGTGTGAGGGCGCGATCCAGGAAGCCCACGTGGCGACCGTGCCGGGCAGTGCCTTCGGCGCGCCCGGCTACGCTCGGATCTCGTATGCCGCCAGCGAAGAGCGACTCCGTGAGGCGGTCGACCGGCTGGTCGAACACGGCTACTTATAA